The bacterium genome contains a region encoding:
- the lptD_3 gene encoding LPS-assembly protein LptD, with the protein MGCGSVRKIIGTRTAACWFSGLLLAWTLTAAPVFAQSGFESGVDGDSIFGDIKQDHQQSQGGDGILDGQQDFNQNGIPDGQEDLNANGTPDGEEDLNNNGIPDGEEDVRSLPGQLGGRSSGTPTGGGSAAGAAPETGTSGPSGAEELRDEEQISFKADAQRASETDETMRLDGNVIIFFRDMTFFCDHAWIDNKEQVFYGVGNARLEMPDRIINGESFWYDFAGDNFVIKKARGQFDGGLGEPIYFVSKSVRGHIKDFKLVSTTLTTCTPEEDREWHIKASMVKVLPDKKVKLRNATFYFYGIPLFFFPYYDYSLEETAVIVEVGRNRTEGSYVKLRFNYLYEPQDYEFGAITTSYRSRLGYTFGTDHRYSFHNKEWPGTLRTDTEFLTDGKGVKTAYSFAVTQSFDLFEREITGQVSANQTSRANIQAGNRSESLSANVNLNRQKTGADAMSLRFSFTQQKTNSISSTSTFNFTHAHQFGKNTNISNSVGYTSQNGTNGLANDQRVDLSSELSGRSNVRGKELLDWRLSYKQSLDPDGNRVLKQYLEDTKKGGGDPNPDPADPGNDSFETPPDPRKLVDPDSQSQILQELPKLVVNIRPGVLGSKKNELGIETTRTGVTLAHYVQRRSQDRINAAFAEFDLGFRRNWDPDKTNRIDSSLTYKQNFTGTGDALYSYSPTIRWDRTESKILKQSFNWTYNDTEGASPITSGTGGGNSSNLQYTLNYNTRHVQWNVTTGRNFINNTWSPINLQGTWQPHPGVGDFRMTFSTGYDLESDRWRDIVLQADWTDFKKFRTNFNTSYSLEDDEIREIRNRTEYKFSPRLFTEFNLRWGENQNDPAILQDIIVTWLRDCTYWQVTYRAAGDILIVNAGITAYPSRAFAYGVNASNLIQNPFQQFGDGFGAGPGGVSGIGF; encoded by the coding sequence ATGGGCTGCGGCTCAGTACGAAAGATCATCGGCACACGCACAGCGGCCTGCTGGTTCAGCGGGCTGCTGCTGGCTTGGACCCTCACCGCGGCTCCTGTTTTTGCGCAGTCCGGCTTTGAGTCCGGCGTTGATGGTGATTCCATCTTTGGTGACATCAAACAGGATCACCAGCAGTCCCAGGGGGGCGATGGCATTCTTGATGGCCAGCAGGATTTCAATCAGAACGGCATCCCCGATGGTCAGGAAGACCTGAACGCCAATGGCACCCCCGATGGCGAAGAAGACCTGAACAACAACGGCATTCCCGATGGGGAGGAGGATGTCCGAAGTCTTCCGGGGCAGCTGGGAGGGCGAAGCTCCGGGACTCCCACGGGGGGCGGAAGCGCTGCTGGCGCTGCGCCGGAGACCGGCACATCCGGGCCCTCAGGAGCCGAGGAACTGCGCGATGAAGAGCAGATCAGCTTCAAGGCCGATGCCCAGCGCGCTTCCGAGACCGATGAAACGATGCGCCTGGATGGCAACGTCATCATCTTTTTTCGCGACATGACCTTCTTTTGCGATCACGCCTGGATCGACAACAAGGAGCAGGTCTTCTACGGCGTCGGCAACGCCCGCCTGGAGATGCCCGACCGCATCATCAATGGCGAGAGCTTCTGGTACGACTTCGCCGGCGACAACTTTGTCATCAAGAAGGCCCGGGGGCAGTTCGATGGGGGACTCGGCGAGCCGATCTACTTTGTCAGTAAGTCAGTGCGGGGCCACATCAAAGACTTCAAGCTCGTCTCCACCACCCTCACGACCTGTACCCCCGAAGAGGACCGCGAGTGGCACATCAAGGCCAGCATGGTAAAGGTCCTCCCCGACAAGAAAGTCAAGCTCCGGAACGCCACGTTCTACTTCTACGGTATCCCGCTCTTCTTCTTCCCGTACTACGACTACAGCCTCGAGGAAACCGCGGTCATCGTGGAAGTCGGGCGGAACCGGACCGAGGGGAGCTATGTGAAGCTCCGCTTCAACTACCTCTACGAGCCGCAGGACTACGAGTTCGGTGCCATCACGACGAGCTATCGCTCCCGGCTGGGCTACACCTTCGGTACCGACCATCGCTATAGCTTTCACAACAAGGAATGGCCCGGCACCCTCCGGACGGACACCGAGTTTCTGACTGATGGGAAAGGGGTCAAAACCGCCTACAGCTTCGCCGTCACCCAGAGCTTCGATCTGTTCGAGCGGGAGATCACCGGGCAGGTCAGTGCGAATCAGACCAGTCGCGCCAACATCCAGGCAGGGAACCGTTCTGAGAGTCTCAGTGCGAACGTCAATCTGAATCGCCAGAAGACCGGGGCGGATGCCATGTCCCTCCGCTTTAGCTTCACCCAACAGAAGACCAATTCCATCTCCTCGACCAGCACCTTCAATTTCACGCACGCCCATCAGTTCGGGAAGAACACCAACATCAGCAACAGCGTGGGTTACACCTCACAAAACGGCACCAACGGGCTGGCCAATGATCAGCGGGTGGATCTGAGCTCGGAATTGTCCGGACGCTCAAACGTCCGGGGCAAGGAACTGCTCGACTGGCGCCTGAGCTACAAACAGTCCCTCGACCCCGATGGCAACCGGGTGCTGAAGCAGTACCTGGAGGACACCAAAAAGGGGGGTGGCGACCCGAATCCTGACCCGGCGGATCCCGGCAATGACAGCTTCGAGACGCCTCCCGACCCGCGCAAGCTCGTGGACCCTGACAGTCAGTCCCAGATTCTCCAGGAGCTCCCGAAGCTGGTAGTCAATATCCGACCGGGTGTCCTCGGGAGTAAAAAGAACGAGCTCGGCATCGAGACCACCCGGACCGGCGTCACCCTCGCTCACTACGTGCAGCGTCGTTCACAGGACCGCATCAATGCAGCCTTCGCCGAGTTCGACCTCGGTTTCCGCCGTAACTGGGATCCCGACAAGACCAACCGGATCGATTCCAGCCTGACCTACAAGCAAAACTTTACCGGCACAGGCGATGCCCTCTACTCCTATTCTCCGACCATCCGCTGGGACCGGACAGAATCCAAGATCCTTAAGCAGTCCTTCAACTGGACCTACAACGACACCGAAGGGGCCAGCCCGATTACGAGCGGGACAGGAGGTGGCAACAGCAGCAACCTCCAGTACACCCTGAACTACAACACCCGTCATGTGCAGTGGAACGTCACCACCGGACGGAACTTCATCAACAACACCTGGTCCCCCATCAACCTGCAGGGGACCTGGCAACCGCATCCCGGAGTCGGCGACTTCCGGATGACCTTCTCCACCGGCTACGACCTGGAGAGCGATCGCTGGCGTGACATCGTGCTGCAGGCGGACTGGACCGACTTCAAGAAGTTTCGGACCAACTTCAACACCAGCTACAGCCTGGAAGATGACGAGATTCGGGAAATCCGGAACCGGACGGAGTACAAATTCAGCCCCAGGCTCTTCACGGAGTTCAATCTCCGATGGGGCGAAAATCAAAACGACCCCGCGATCCTGCAGGACATCATCGTCACCTGGCTGCGGGACTGCACCTACTGGCAGGTGACCTACCGTGCCGCAGGCGACATACTTATCGTTAACGCCGGCATCACGGCGTACCCTTCCCGGGCTTTCGCGTATGGAGTCAACGCCAGCAATCTGATTCAAAACCCCTTCCAGCAGTTTGGCGATGGCTTTGGTGCCGGCCCGGGTGGCGTCTCAGGCATCGGGTTCTGA
- the metN gene encoding Methionine import ATP-binding protein MetN: MPASEPTATAPAPAPAQVPGHSVVPGSGAGAITISHLNKYYADGTHALKDISFTLPSGRFVAIIGSSGAGKSTLLRCINRLIDPTDGQILLGGRDLMSLSGQELVRARREIGFIFQQHNLVRRLTVLENVLTGRIGFHPLWRNALGWFPEADIRRCAEIVDHVGLLEKLYTRADALSGGQQQRVAIARALAQEPTLFLADEPTASLDPKLSHSILGLLKQINQEQGLTILINLHDLALASQYADWVLGFRKGALVFDDSVEALTPEAIEDIYSAPVE; the protein is encoded by the coding sequence ATGCCCGCTTCGGAACCGACCGCGACTGCTCCGGCACCGGCCCCTGCACAGGTGCCCGGTCATTCGGTTGTGCCGGGATCCGGGGCAGGGGCGATCACAATTTCCCATCTGAACAAGTACTACGCCGATGGGACCCATGCGCTGAAGGACATTTCGTTTACGCTCCCATCAGGTCGCTTTGTCGCCATCATCGGGTCCTCCGGCGCGGGAAAGTCGACTCTCCTGCGCTGCATTAATCGCCTGATTGACCCCACCGATGGGCAGATCCTGCTGGGTGGACGGGACCTGATGTCCCTGTCGGGGCAGGAGCTGGTGAGGGCGCGCCGTGAGATCGGCTTCATCTTCCAGCAGCACAACCTGGTCCGTCGCCTGACGGTGCTGGAAAACGTCCTGACCGGGCGGATCGGCTTTCATCCGCTCTGGCGAAATGCGCTCGGCTGGTTTCCGGAAGCCGACATTCGTCGCTGTGCCGAGATCGTCGACCATGTCGGGCTGCTCGAGAAGCTCTACACCCGGGCGGATGCCCTCTCCGGCGGACAGCAGCAGCGGGTCGCGATTGCCCGGGCTCTGGCGCAGGAGCCCACCCTGTTCCTGGCAGATGAGCCGACAGCGAGCCTGGATCCCAAGCTCTCTCATAGCATTCTGGGGCTCCTCAAACAGATTAATCAGGAGCAGGGCCTGACGATTCTCATCAACCTGCACGACCTCGCGCTGGCGAGTCAGTACGCCGACTGGGTGCTGGGATTCCGGAAAGGAGCGCTGGTGTTCGACGATTCGGTCGAGGCCCTCACGCCTGAGGCAATCGAAGATATCTACAGCGCGCCGGTGGAGTAG
- the hcaB_1 gene encoding 3-phenylpropionate-dihydrodiol/cinnamic acid-dihydrodiol dehydrogenase, with protein MKNRWDPSSAPVEGGLPLLVYVTRLLGAEENLVLHGGGNTSAKFTEADLRGRSVRVLRIKGSGWDLKTIEAAGFAPCRQEDLEPLLDQTEELDDAGMVDYVAATLLDPKAPRPSIETLLHAFVPQDWILHSHSDAILTLTNSAGRESTVREALGDDVAIVGYRRPGHRLSQDVGQAYRSHPNSWGVVLMNHGLVTWGATAQEAYDRHIALVTRAEEYLQQRSAFIPVEQTRADGELHFPSLNAMRALAPRLRGLLSRREHMVLHLEASELIGRFTDDPEVESYSQQGTATPDHLLFTKRVPLLIPRGASENPQLLADALERYTERYAAEYQQSATGEFDMLDPHPRVILAGGVGCMVTVGRNVKEARRIADIYRHTMPIILGAEHLGGYRSLAPADAHHAEYWPLELYKRTLAPKPVELEGHIALVTGAGSGIGKAIALRLAQAGAHVSCCDLDATAARLTAAEINQRHGTGRALGITCDVGDESQVIAAVDRTVLEWGGLDIVISNAGVIVAGEIADLTLANWERAFRVNATGHFLVCREALKVFREQGLGGSIVLNCSKNVPLPGGGFGAYSASKAAETQLGRILAIEGAPLGVRVNMLHPDGIFAGSQLWNAEIRQQRAEAYGVAPEELPEFYRQRNLLRVGVTPEDVAEAALFFVSPRSRATTGGVLTVDGGLPGAFSR; from the coding sequence ATGAAGAACCGATGGGACCCATCCAGCGCACCAGTCGAGGGCGGCCTCCCGCTGCTCGTCTATGTCACCCGCCTCCTGGGGGCGGAAGAAAATCTGGTGTTGCATGGCGGGGGGAATACTTCGGCGAAGTTCACGGAAGCCGATCTGCGGGGGCGTTCGGTCCGGGTGCTCCGGATTAAGGGGAGCGGCTGGGACCTGAAGACCATCGAGGCTGCTGGCTTCGCCCCCTGCCGTCAGGAAGACCTGGAGCCCTTGCTGGACCAGACAGAGGAGCTGGATGACGCCGGGATGGTGGACTATGTCGCGGCCACTCTGCTGGACCCCAAAGCGCCCCGGCCCTCCATAGAGACCCTGCTCCATGCGTTTGTGCCACAGGACTGGATTCTGCATTCCCACAGCGATGCGATTTTGACACTCACGAACAGCGCCGGTCGGGAGAGTACGGTCCGCGAGGCCCTGGGAGATGACGTCGCGATTGTCGGGTACCGTCGACCGGGCCACCGGCTGTCGCAGGATGTCGGGCAGGCGTACCGCTCGCACCCCAACAGCTGGGGGGTCGTGCTGATGAATCATGGGCTGGTGACCTGGGGTGCGACCGCCCAGGAGGCGTACGACCGACATATCGCGTTAGTGACCCGTGCCGAGGAGTATTTGCAACAGCGCTCGGCGTTTATCCCTGTGGAACAAACCCGCGCTGATGGCGAACTGCATTTTCCCTCCCTCAACGCCATGCGGGCCTTAGCGCCGCGACTGCGGGGGCTGCTGAGCCGTCGCGAGCACATGGTGCTGCACCTGGAGGCATCGGAACTCATCGGGCGCTTCACCGACGATCCCGAAGTGGAGTCGTATTCCCAACAGGGGACCGCGACCCCAGATCACCTGCTGTTCACCAAGCGCGTGCCGTTGCTGATTCCCCGGGGTGCCTCCGAAAACCCCCAGTTGCTGGCTGATGCGCTGGAGCGGTATACCGAGCGCTACGCGGCGGAGTATCAGCAGTCCGCCACGGGCGAGTTCGATATGCTCGATCCGCATCCCCGGGTGATCCTGGCGGGGGGGGTCGGCTGTATGGTGACAGTCGGACGCAATGTGAAAGAAGCCCGTCGCATCGCCGACATCTACCGCCACACGATGCCGATCATCCTGGGGGCGGAGCACCTCGGGGGGTATCGCAGTCTCGCTCCAGCCGATGCCCATCATGCGGAGTACTGGCCACTGGAGCTTTACAAGCGGACCCTCGCGCCGAAACCGGTGGAGCTCGAAGGGCACATCGCCCTGGTCACCGGAGCAGGTTCTGGAATTGGGAAGGCAATCGCATTGCGGCTGGCGCAGGCGGGCGCCCATGTCAGTTGCTGTGATCTTGATGCCACCGCAGCACGTCTGACAGCAGCCGAGATCAATCAGCGACACGGCACCGGACGTGCCCTCGGCATCACCTGCGATGTCGGCGACGAGTCACAGGTGATCGCGGCGGTCGACCGGACCGTCCTCGAATGGGGCGGCCTCGACATCGTCATTTCCAACGCCGGTGTCATTGTGGCAGGGGAGATCGCGGACCTCACGCTGGCAAACTGGGAGCGGGCGTTCCGGGTCAACGCCACTGGTCACTTCCTGGTCTGTCGGGAAGCCCTCAAAGTCTTCCGGGAGCAGGGGCTGGGAGGGAGCATTGTTCTCAATTGCTCCAAGAACGTCCCCCTGCCGGGGGGCGGATTCGGCGCGTACTCGGCCAGCAAGGCCGCTGAGACGCAGTTGGGCCGGATTCTCGCCATCGAAGGTGCGCCGCTGGGCGTACGGGTCAACATGCTCCATCCGGATGGGATCTTCGCCGGGTCGCAGCTCTGGAATGCCGAGATCCGCCAGCAGCGGGCGGAAGCCTATGGGGTCGCGCCCGAGGAGTTGCCGGAGTTTTATCGACAGCGCAATCTCCTCCGGGTCGGGGTGACGCCGGAAGATGTGGCGGAGGCTGCCCTCTTCTTTGTCAGCCCCCGGTCCCGGGCGACCACCGGCGGGGTGCTGACAGTCGATGGCGGGCTCCCAGGCGCTTTCTCCCGCTGA
- the ptxB gene encoding putative phosphite transport system-binding protein PtxB yields the protein MRTPLLLTLSLSLLLTAVGCPPAPPKEIPAPSNGGSASGDSGNSGAPQSGGETSSETPPQPIRMGLTPAEGGSELQESARQLEAYLEKETGLDFQVDVPQDYGALIESMRYDQVQFGALAPLSFVKAENEAGARVLLKSVRKTGPWYYSAIITLKKYGYTSIEDLRGKKMAFGEPLSTAGTIFPKAGLIKAGIDPSTFFAEANNVGNHEVVVNAVLNGDYDAGATFCNSPEGEGGGWAQFLPERADEFQILWVSEKIPADTISVKDTFQEKYPVTTQKVQEALLRLNDTPEGKKMLTDLYRIDGLVEAESSDYDIVREAAKLVDLPIK from the coding sequence ATGCGCACGCCCCTGCTCCTGACCCTCAGCCTGAGCCTGCTTCTGACCGCAGTCGGTTGCCCGCCCGCTCCGCCGAAGGAGATCCCGGCTCCATCGAATGGTGGATCTGCTTCAGGCGACAGCGGTAACAGTGGTGCGCCGCAGTCGGGAGGTGAGACCAGCAGTGAGACCCCGCCGCAGCCGATCAGGATGGGCCTGACCCCCGCTGAAGGGGGCTCGGAGCTGCAGGAGTCTGCACGACAGCTGGAGGCGTATCTGGAGAAGGAAACCGGGCTCGATTTCCAGGTGGATGTCCCGCAGGACTACGGGGCACTGATTGAATCGATGCGCTATGACCAGGTGCAGTTCGGGGCCCTCGCCCCCCTGTCGTTTGTGAAGGCCGAGAACGAAGCCGGTGCCCGGGTGCTGCTGAAGTCGGTCCGGAAGACCGGTCCCTGGTACTACAGCGCCATCATCACGCTGAAGAAGTACGGCTACACCTCCATCGAAGACCTGCGCGGCAAGAAGATGGCCTTCGGCGAGCCGCTCTCCACGGCCGGCACGATCTTCCCCAAGGCAGGACTCATCAAGGCCGGTATCGATCCCTCCACTTTCTTTGCCGAAGCCAACAATGTGGGGAACCACGAAGTGGTTGTGAATGCGGTCCTGAACGGCGACTATGACGCCGGGGCGACCTTCTGCAACTCACCGGAAGGCGAAGGCGGGGGCTGGGCGCAGTTCCTGCCCGAGCGGGCTGATGAGTTCCAGATTCTCTGGGTCTCCGAGAAAATCCCGGCGGACACCATCTCCGTGAAAGACACCTTCCAGGAGAAGTACCCGGTGACGACCCAGAAAGTGCAGGAGGCCCTCCTGCGCCTCAATGACACCCCGGAAGGCAAGAAGATGCTCACCGACCTGTACCGCATCGATGGGCTGGTCGAGGCGGAGAGCAGCGACTACGACATCGTGCGCGAAGCCGCAAAGCTCGTCGATCTGCCCATCAAGTAA
- the hemN_2 gene encoding Oxygen-independent coproporphyrinogen-III oxidase-like protein YqeR, whose translation MMPATETLDPLAVYVHLPFCTKKCDYCAFNSGPVDAAIRTAYLARLPREFERFHTRFPHYPRQAYSIFLGGGTPSVLTPDEMDQLLRQLLKYFPEPSEFTCEVNPQTASRPLFEVLRAHGCNRISMGLQTFDAGLLAQYGRAHGVAEFYETYEAVRALGFPQVSFDLLYGHPDQSLAMWEADLAQALALAPSHVSLYALKVEPNTPYARTDLEARQDPDRMADMFDLARSRMAATGLKRYELSNFALSGHQSLHNRAYWEFRDWVGFGLEAHSLLRTAPDLLPQPWVREKTYSRYFEALDTGGDGLVLGDSWTTEDVWETALLMGLRLAEGVHVQTFDARWKTSLVDQIAPRLRQQEAWGLVEWGTDAAGDLWLRLTEKGVYLSNQVFEALV comes from the coding sequence ATGATGCCGGCGACTGAGACGCTCGATCCGCTGGCGGTCTACGTTCACCTTCCCTTCTGCACCAAAAAGTGCGACTACTGCGCCTTCAACTCCGGACCGGTCGATGCCGCCATCCGGACCGCATACCTGGCCCGCCTCCCACGGGAGTTTGAGCGCTTCCACACCCGATTCCCGCATTACCCCAGACAGGCGTACTCGATTTTCCTGGGCGGCGGCACCCCCTCAGTTCTGACACCCGATGAAATGGACCAGCTGCTGCGACAGTTGCTGAAGTACTTCCCGGAACCATCAGAGTTCACCTGCGAAGTGAATCCGCAGACGGCGTCGCGACCCCTCTTTGAAGTCCTGCGAGCCCACGGATGCAATCGCATCTCGATGGGATTGCAGACCTTCGATGCCGGCTTGCTGGCGCAGTACGGTCGTGCTCATGGAGTCGCGGAGTTCTACGAGACCTATGAGGCGGTCCGGGCGCTCGGATTTCCGCAAGTCAGCTTCGATCTCCTCTATGGGCATCCGGATCAATCGCTCGCCATGTGGGAAGCCGATCTCGCGCAAGCCCTGGCGCTTGCGCCCTCCCATGTGTCGCTCTATGCCCTGAAGGTCGAGCCCAACACGCCGTATGCGCGGACCGATCTGGAGGCGCGTCAGGACCCCGACCGCATGGCCGACATGTTCGACCTCGCCCGGAGCCGGATGGCAGCCACAGGCCTGAAGCGCTACGAGCTCTCTAACTTCGCACTATCAGGACACCAGTCGTTGCACAACCGGGCGTACTGGGAGTTCCGGGACTGGGTCGGCTTTGGGCTGGAAGCCCACAGCCTTCTAAGGACTGCGCCGGACCTGCTGCCTCAGCCGTGGGTCCGGGAGAAAACGTACAGCCGGTACTTCGAGGCTCTTGATACTGGTGGTGATGGACTGGTGCTCGGTGACTCCTGGACGACGGAAGATGTCTGGGAAACCGCCCTGTTGATGGGGCTCCGCCTGGCAGAAGGGGTGCATGTCCAAACTTTCGATGCCCGTTGGAAGACCTCGCTGGTCGACCAGATCGCGCCGCGGCTGCGCCAACAGGAAGCCTGGGGGTTGGTGGAGTGGGGGACCGATGCTGCAGGAGATCTGTGGTTGCGACTCACGGAAAAAGGGGTCTATCTCTCAAATCAGGTGTTCGAAGCTCTGGTGTAG
- the lepA gene encoding Elongation factor 4 encodes MAELSQIRNFAIIAHIDHGKSTLADRFLEVTGTVDKLKMREQLLDRLDLERERGITIKAQAVQINFHSKVDGQQYVFDLIDTPGHVDFTYEVSRSLAACEGAILLVDASQGIQAQTLANLYLAMEQDLTIIPVLNKIDLPAARPEELKQEIGNLIGTAPEEIRAVSAKTGDGVWEVLEQVAALIPPPVGDPAAPLRALIFDSHYDTFRGVIIYVRIVDGRVKKGDQILMVATNRTYEVIELGVFKPDMSPRADLATGEAGYLICTIRDIRTVKIGDTVTLKGNTGVVPLPGFVQPKQMVFCGLYPVEADDYERLTIALEKLSLNDASFTYEAETSQALGFGYRCGFLGLLHMEVIRERLEREYNLELVITVPNVIYQLEHDNGTVEEINNPADFPEGKKINEVREPYVKVTLISPTEYIGALMDLNHKKRGIHKKLEYLSESRVTMEYDLPLAELIVDYYDRLKAATKGYATLDYELIGFRASDLVRVNIMVNDEPLDALSFLCAKDHAYNRGREMVQRLRKVIPRHMFDVPIQAAIGGRIIARETIKAMRKDVLSKCYGGDISRKRKLLEKQKEGKRRMKMVGNVTIPQEAFLSVLDISDDAGD; translated from the coding sequence GTGGCTGAACTCTCGCAGATCCGGAACTTCGCGATCATCGCCCACATCGACCACGGGAAGTCGACACTGGCGGACCGCTTTCTCGAAGTCACCGGCACCGTCGATAAGCTCAAGATGCGCGAACAACTCCTGGATCGCCTGGATCTGGAACGCGAACGGGGCATTACGATTAAGGCCCAGGCGGTCCAGATTAATTTCCACTCCAAAGTCGATGGGCAGCAGTACGTCTTCGACCTGATCGACACCCCCGGGCATGTCGACTTCACCTATGAAGTCTCTCGCTCTCTGGCAGCCTGCGAAGGGGCCATCCTGCTGGTCGATGCCTCGCAGGGGATTCAGGCCCAGACCCTGGCCAATCTGTATCTCGCGATGGAACAGGACCTGACTATTATTCCGGTCCTGAACAAAATCGATCTGCCGGCAGCGCGACCGGAAGAACTCAAGCAGGAAATCGGAAATCTGATCGGGACAGCCCCCGAGGAAATCCGGGCCGTCTCCGCGAAAACCGGCGATGGGGTCTGGGAAGTCCTGGAGCAGGTGGCCGCGCTGATTCCACCACCGGTCGGCGATCCCGCCGCCCCCCTGCGCGCTCTCATCTTTGACAGCCACTACGACACCTTCCGCGGGGTCATCATCTATGTCCGGATCGTGGATGGCCGGGTGAAGAAGGGCGACCAGATTCTGATGGTCGCGACCAATCGCACCTATGAGGTCATCGAACTCGGCGTCTTCAAGCCCGACATGTCCCCCCGCGCTGATCTCGCGACCGGTGAGGCGGGGTACCTGATTTGTACTATCCGCGACATCCGGACCGTGAAAATCGGCGATACCGTCACACTCAAAGGGAACACGGGGGTCGTGCCCCTGCCGGGGTTTGTCCAGCCCAAGCAGATGGTCTTCTGCGGTCTGTATCCCGTTGAAGCCGATGACTACGAACGACTGACGATCGCCCTGGAAAAGTTGTCGCTCAACGATGCCAGCTTCACCTACGAAGCCGAAACCAGCCAGGCCCTCGGATTTGGCTATCGCTGCGGATTCCTGGGACTCCTCCACATGGAGGTCATTCGCGAGCGACTGGAGCGGGAGTACAACCTCGAGCTGGTCATCACGGTTCCGAACGTCATCTACCAGCTGGAGCATGACAACGGGACCGTGGAGGAGATCAACAATCCGGCGGACTTCCCGGAGGGGAAAAAGATCAATGAGGTCCGGGAACCCTATGTCAAAGTGACCCTGATTTCGCCCACGGAGTACATCGGGGCTCTGATGGACCTCAACCACAAAAAGCGGGGCATCCACAAGAAGCTCGAGTATCTCTCGGAGTCCCGGGTCACGATGGAGTACGACCTCCCCCTGGCGGAGCTTATCGTCGACTACTACGACCGGCTCAAGGCCGCCACCAAGGGCTATGCCACCCTGGATTACGAGCTGATCGGTTTCCGGGCCTCCGACCTGGTGCGTGTCAACATCATGGTCAACGATGAGCCGCTGGATGCCCTGAGCTTCCTCTGCGCCAAAGACCACGCCTACAACAGGGGGCGGGAGATGGTGCAGCGGCTACGGAAGGTCATTCCCCGGCACATGTTCGATGTCCCAATCCAGGCGGCCATCGGCGGGCGCATCATCGCCCGGGAAACCATCAAGGCGATGCGCAAGGATGTCCTCTCCAAATGCTACGGCGGTGACATCAGCCGCAAGCGCAAGCTGCTGGAAAAGCAGAAAGAGGGCAAGCGGCGCATGAAGATGGTGGGGAATGTCACCATCCCGCAGGAAGCGTTCCTGAGCGTCCTGGACATCTCCGATGATGCCGGCGACTGA
- the phnPP gene encoding Phosphoribosyl 1,2-cyclic phosphate 1,2-diphosphodiesterase, with translation MALDTRDRFGFSYPYQDQLTGPTVDFHSHTTASDGRSSPERAIRNAAERQLSALAISDHDGVASIDICTALGHELGVEVIPAIEVTTFYRGIETHILGHLIDHTSPALHPLIARQEQNRKQALLGMLANLTRMGYPITFEDVLAHMPDAESKFYGRPHIAKALQMLGYIETMQQAFTDQFIGNTGEAYVQVSDMTVEEAIHYIHAAGGVAVCAHPGSWSDKADLGEEDFRQFKAWGLDGIEVLHIRHNDEKRAKFWDLHLALDLFPTAGADCHGTYYNPIKMGSVRAPLAWLEGMKEYQAQRTL, from the coding sequence ATGGCACTCGACACCCGCGACCGCTTCGGATTCTCCTACCCCTACCAGGACCAGCTGACCGGCCCGACCGTGGACTTTCATTCACATACCACCGCGTCCGATGGTCGGTCCTCCCCTGAGCGGGCGATACGCAACGCCGCCGAACGCCAGCTCAGTGCCCTGGCGATCAGCGACCATGATGGGGTTGCCAGCATCGATATCTGTACCGCGCTGGGCCATGAGCTGGGGGTCGAGGTGATCCCCGCCATCGAGGTCACGACCTTTTATCGCGGGATCGAGACCCACATCCTGGGGCACCTCATCGACCACACCTCACCAGCACTGCACCCTCTGATTGCCCGCCAGGAGCAGAATCGCAAACAAGCCCTGCTGGGGATGCTCGCCAACCTCACCCGCATGGGGTATCCCATCACTTTCGAGGATGTCCTGGCCCATATGCCTGATGCGGAATCAAAGTTCTATGGGCGGCCGCACATCGCCAAAGCGCTACAAATGCTGGGATACATCGAGACCATGCAGCAGGCCTTCACCGACCAGTTCATCGGCAACACTGGCGAAGCCTATGTCCAGGTCTCCGATATGACCGTCGAAGAGGCGATTCACTACATCCACGCCGCTGGGGGTGTCGCGGTCTGTGCGCATCCGGGATCGTGGTCCGATAAAGCCGACCTCGGCGAGGAAGACTTCCGTCAGTTCAAAGCCTGGGGCCTGGATGGCATCGAAGTCCTGCACATCCGGCACAACGATGAGAAACGGGCGAAGTTCTGGGATCTGCATCTCGCCCTCGACCTTTTCCCCACCGCCGGCGCGGACTGCCATGGCACCTACTACAACCCCATCAAAATGGGATCGGTCCGGGCCCCTTTAGCCTGGCTGGAAGGGATGAAGGAGTATCAGGCGCAGCGCACTCTCTAG